Proteins encoded by one window of Manihot esculenta cultivar AM560-2 chromosome 10, M.esculenta_v8, whole genome shotgun sequence:
- the LOC110624114 gene encoding probable methyltransferase PMT11, whose amino-acid sequence MKALTSVDFFKTPLVLKITAIVLISITFFYLGRSWSSNGYQQLIFFSSAPQKSVAISPNFNKSFNITALIAQNQSKTLPDKTPQPEMDDSSRTDKNRTFGIVDSDGRMSDEFEVGEFDPEVVENWWNETGVESGEKDVRVRVKRFELCPESMREYIPCLDNVEAIKRLNSTERGENYERHCPEEGRGLNCLVPQPKGYRQPIPWPRSRDEVWYSNVPHTRLVEDKGGQNWISKEKDKFKFPGGGTQFIHGADQYLDQINKMVPDIAFGSHTRVVLDVGCGVASFGAYLLSRNVLTMSIAPKDVHENQIQFALERGVPAMVAAFSTHRLLYPSQAFEVIHCSRCRINWTRDDGILLLEVNRMLRAGGYFAWAAQPVYKHEQILEEQWEEMLDLTTRLCWTLVKKEGYIAIWQKPFNNSCYLSREAGIKPPLCDPNDDPDNVWYVDLKACITRIPEDGYGANLVKWPDRLHITPGRLKSIQMDAYMSREELFKAESKYWSEIIGGYVRAWHWKKFKLRNVMDMRAVFGGFATALIDQGFDCWVLNVVPVTRPNTLPVIYDRGLLGVMHDWCEPFDTYPRTYDFLHAAGLFSIERKRCNISTIMLEMDRILRPGGRVYIRDSLDVMDELQETAKAMSWRVALHDTSEGPHASYRILICDKGLSRP is encoded by the exons ATGAAAGCTCTCACCAGTGTGGATTTCTTCAAAACCCCTCTCGTTCTCAAGATCACAGCCATCGTTTTGATCTCCATCACATTTTTTTACTTGGGTAGGTCCTGGTCTTCCAATGGCTACCAGCAACTCATCTTCTTTTCTTCCGCCCCGCAAAAATCCGTGGCCATTTCGCCTAACTTCAATAAGTCCTTTAACATCACTGCTCTCATCGCCCAAAATCAATCCAAAACCTTACCTGACAAGACTCCTCAGCCGGAGATGGATGACTCTTCGCGCACTGATAAGAATAGGACGTTTGGGATTGTCGATAGTGATGGGAGAATGAGCGATGAGTTTGAGGTGGGGGAGTTTGATCCGGAGGTTGTGGAGAATTGGTGGAATGAGACTGGAGTTGAGAGTGGTGAGAAGGATGTTCGTGTCAGAGTTAAGAGATTTGAGCTCTGCCCGGAGAGTATGAGAGAGTATATTCCTTGTTTGGATAATGTGGAGGCGATTAAGAGGTTGAATTCGACGGAGAGAGGTGAAAATTATGAACGGCATTGCCCGGAAGAAGGGAGAGGATTGAATTGTTTGGTTCCTCAGCCGAAAGGCTATAGACAGCCAATTCCATGGCCGAGGAGTCGAGACGAG GTATGGTATAGCAATGTTCCTCACACTCGTTTAGTTGAGGATAAAGGAGGTCAAAACTGGATTTCTAAAGAAAAAGACAAGTTTAAGTTTCCTGGTGGTGGTACACAGTTCATTCACGGGGCAGATCAATATTTGGATCAGATTAATAag ATGGTACCTGATATTGCTTTCGGTAGTCATACTCGGGTTGTTCTGGATGTTGGATGTGGTGTCGCAAGTTTTGGTGCCTATTTGCTATCGAGGAATGTGTTAACTATGTCAATAGCTCCCAAGGATGTTCATGAGAACCAAATTCAGTTTGCTCTTGAGCGTGGTGTACCTGCAATGGTTGCGGCATTTTCAACTCACCGTTTGTTATATCCAAGTCAAGCCTTTGAAGTGATACATTGTTCAAGATGTAGAATCAATTGGACTCGTGATG ATGGAATCTTGCTCCTTGAGGTCAACAGGATGCTTCGGGCAGGAGGATACTTTGCTTGGGCAGCACAGCCAGTTTATAAGCATGAGCAAATTCTAGAGGAACAGTGGGAAG aGATGCTTGATCTTACTACTCGTCTTTGCTGGACACTTGTGAAGAAGGAGGGATATATTGCAATATGGCAGAAACCCTTCAACAACAGTTGCTACCTGAGCCGTGAAGCAGGAATAAAACCTCCATTGTGTGATCCAAATGATGACCCTGACAATGTTTG gtatgttgatttgaagGCATGCATTACTCGAATTCCAGAAGATGGATATGGAGCAAATCTTGTGAAATGGCCTGACCGTTTGCACATCACACCTGGTAGGCTTAAGAGCATACAAATGGATGCCTACATGTCCAGAGAAGAGCTATTCAAGGCAGAATCAAAATACTGGTCTGAAATAATAGGTGGCTATGTACGAGCTTGGCATTGGAAGAAGTTTAAATTAAGAAACGTAATGGATATGAGGGCTGTCTTTGGAGG ATTTGCAACTGCATTAATCGACCAAGGGTTTGATTGCTGGGTTCTGAATGTGGTACCTGTTACTAGGCCCAATACCTTGCCTGTTATATATGATCGTGGACTTCTAGgtgttatgcatgattg GTGTGAACCATTTGATACATATCCAAGAACCTACGATTTCTTGCATGCAGCTGGGCTCTTTTCTATTGAAAGGAAAAG ATGTAATATCTCTACCATCATGCTTGAGATGGATCGCATACTCAGACCTGGTGGTCGAGTATACATTCGTGACTCACTTGATGTCATGGATGAACTTCAAGAGACAGCAAAGGCCATGAGCTGGCGCGTCGCATTGCATGACACATCTGAGGGTCCACATGCAAGTTACAGGATCTTGATCTGTGACAAAGGACTATCGCGTCCTTGA
- the LOC110624115 gene encoding protein HESO1, translating to MNAYSILEPTLKDILEVVKPLREDWEVRSKIIEELKDVVTSVESLRGATVEPFGSFVSNLFTRWGDLDISIVLSNGSYISSAGKKRKQNLLGELLRALRQRGGWRGLQFVPNARVPILKFESGRQSISCDISIDNLQGQMKSNFLFWINQIDGRYRDMVLLVKEWAKAYSINNPKTGTLNSYSLSLLVIFHFQTCVPAILPPLKEIYPRNAVDDLAGVRIVAEERIKEICNANISRYVSDKYREVNRSSLSELFISFLAKFSDIRLKAAELGICTFTGQWEDIKSNTRWLPKTYALFIEDPFEQPENTARAVSAGNLEKISEAFQMSYNRLVLAGHNSSSLLSMLVRPQILNFIARTTVGSSNYTPVDYQSTRPVMSRAVQPQSRVQHQIQNMSSLERHPNYFTAKRQVSHPNSLSKQIQETHPNNSKLRLQHPIQNTRLEKQPINFSKQRQQIHPDTTSLEKHPNYFTRQRQESHPDTTTLVKHPDYFTKQTQGTRPYSSTKQRQESYPSYSTRQNHAVPYYGQGQHIWRPKSDG from the exons ATGAATGCATACAGCATACTAGAGCCTACTCTTAAGGATATACTTGAGGTTGTTAAACCTTTACGAGAGGATTGGGAAGTGCGATCTAAAATTATTGAGGAGTTAAAAGATGTTGTTACCTCTGTGGAAAGTCTTAGAG GTGCAACTGTGGAGCCGTTTGGATCATTTGTGTCCAATCTCTTCACTCGATGGGGAGACTTGGATATCTCTATTGTGCTATCAAATGGTTCTTATATTTCATCTGCTGGAAAGAAGCGCAAACAAAATTTACTCGGAGAGTTACTGAGAGCTCTGAGGCAGAGAG GTGGATGGCGTGGGTTACAATTTGTTCCAAATGCAAGAGTTCCCATCTTAAAATTTGAGAGTGGGCGCCAGAGCATCTCTTGTGATATTTCAATTGATAATCTGCAGGGTCAAATGAAGTCCAACTTTTTGTTCTGGATCAACCAGATAGATGGACGATATCGCGATATGGTCTTACTG GTCAAGGAATGGGCCAAAGCTTACAGTATCAATAATCCGAAGACTGGAACATTGAACTCATACTCCCTCAGTTTACTTGTTATATTCCATTTTCAG ACATGTGTACCTGCTATTTTACCTCCTCTAAAAGAAATATATCCAAGAAATGCTGTCGATGATCTTGCAG GTGTGAGAATTGTTGCAGAGGAACGCATAAAAGAAATATGCAATGCCAATATATCTAGATACGTGTCAGACAAATACAGGGAAGTTAATCGGAGTTCTCTTTCTGAGCTTTTCATTTCATTCCTTGCAAAG TTCTCTGACATTCGTTTGAAGGCTGCAGAACTAGGAATTTGCACATTTACTGGACAGTGGGAAGACATCAAAAGCAATACGAGATGGTTGccaaaaacatatgcattattT ATTGAGGATCCTTTTGAGCAGCCTGAGAATACTGCAAGGGCCGTCAGCGCTGGAAACCTGGAAAAGATATCTGAGGCATTTCAGATGTCATATAATCGGCTTGTTTTGGCCGGTCACAACAGTAGTTCTCTCCTTAGCATGTTAGTCAGACcacaaatattaaattttattgcaaGAACAACTGTTGGGAGCTCAAATTACACTCCTGTGGACTACCAAAGCACTCGTCCAGTTATGAGCAGGGCTGTGCAACCTCAGTCAAGAGTGCAGCATCAAATTCAGAACATGAGCAGCCTGGAAAGACATCCCAATTATTTCACTGCGAAAAGACAGGTGAGTCATCCCAACAGTTTGAGCAAGCAAATACAAGAGACTCATCCGAACAATTCAAAGCTGCGGCTGCAACATCCAATTCAGAACACAAGACTGGAAAAGCAGCCCATCAATTTCAGCAAGCAAAGACAACAAATTCATCCTGACACTACAAGCCTGGAAAAACATCCAAACTATTTCACCAGGCAGAGACAAGAAAGTCATCCTGACACTACAACACTGGTAAAACATCCCGATTATTTCACCAAGCAGACACAGGGCACTCGTCCTTACAGTTCCACTAAGCAAAGACAAGAAAGTTATCCAAGTTACTCGACCAGGCAAAACCATGCAGTTCCATATTATGGTCAGGGGCAACATATTTGGAGGCCAAAATCTGATGGATAG
- the LOC110625187 gene encoding protein phosphatase 2C 37 — MAGICCGVVGESDAAAPVVETSSRASRRSRLELRPFKVVADAVVQPPLEDSRKRQKLDVCPLPLGSDAPTVPRDCDNAVESCKPSDDECKENEQNENSQKKEYLNSNVSMNGNSDSAKSDNDVAEESPKFGSTSVCGRRRDMEDAVSIRTSLTGDKISFFGVYDGHGCSHVAMKCKDRLHEIVKEEIERFEEVKCVEWKETMERSYAKMDKEVECCNNADKSANCRCELQTPQCDAVGSTAVVAVVTPSKIVVSNCGDSRAVLCRNGVAIPLSSDHKPDRPDELVRIQDAGGRVIYWDGARVLGVLAMSRAIGDNYLKPYVIPDPEVTVTERTAEDECLILASDGLWDVVSNETACGVARMCLRAQRPPSPPESPGSEAIVGSGAGESSDKACSDASILLTKLALARHSTDNVSVVVVDLRRNQHKQE; from the exons ATGGCTGGAATTTGCTGCGGAGTTGTTGGTGAGAGTGACGCAGCTGCTCCAGTAGTTGAAACAAGCTCACGAGCTTCAAGACGGAGTAGATTGGAACTCCGGCCATTCAAGGTCGTTGCTGATGCTGTTGTGCAACCGCCGTTGGAAGATAGCCGGAAGCGGCAGAAACTCGATGTTTGTCCTCTTCCACTCGGTTCTGATGCACCAACGGTCCCTCGTGACTGCGACAACGCAGTAGAGAGTTGCAAACCGAGCGATGATGAGTGTAAAGAAAATGAACAAAATGAAAATTCTCAGAAGAAAGAGTACCTGAATTCAAATGTATCAATGAACGGTAACTCAGATTCTGCGAAATCGGATAATGATGTGGCAGAGGAGTCACCGAAATTTGGCTCTACTTCTGTTTGTGGTAGAAGAAGAGACATGGAAGACGCAGTTTCGATACGGACGTCTTTGACTGGTGATAAAATTTCTTTCTTCGGTGTATATGATGGTCACGGTTGCTCTCAT GTGGCGATGAAGTGCAAAGATCGGCTTCACGAGATAGTGAAAGAAGAGATCGAAAGATTCGAAGAAGTGAAGTGCGTTGAGTGGAAGGAAACGATGGAGAGAAGCTATGCGAAGATGGACAAGGAAGTGGAGTGTTGCAACAACGCAGATAAGAGCGCTAACTGCCGTTGCGAGCTCCAGACTCCACAGTGCGATGCGGTTGGATCAACGGCTGTAGTTGCAGTTGTGACGCCGAGCAAGATCGTCGTCTCCAATTGCGGTGACTCCCGCGCCGTGCTCTGCCGCAACGGTGTTGCTATCCCACTTTCCTCCGATCATAAG CCTGATCGGCCGGATGAATTGGTCCGAATCCAAGACGCCGGCGGCCGCGTAATTTATTGGGACGGTGCACGGGTCCTCGGAGTTTTGGCCATGTCTAGAGCGATTG GTGATAACTATTTGAAACCATATGTGATACCGGACCCGGAGGTGACGGTGACGGAACGGACGGCGGAGGATGAGTGTTTGATACTGGCAAGCGATGGCTTGTGGGACGTAGTATCAAACGAAACTGCTTGTGGAGTGGCACGTATGTGTTTGCGGGCACAGAGGCCGCCATCACCACCTGAATCACCTGGCAGCGAAGCCATCGTGGGAAGTGGTGCCGGTGAAAGTTCCGACAAGGCCTGCTCGGATGCTTCAATATTGCTGACGAAGCTGGCCCTGGCCAGGCACAGTACGGACAATGTCAGCGTCGTGGTTGTTGATTTAAGAAGGAATCAACATAAGCAAGAATAA
- the LOC110624586 gene encoding tropinone reductase homolog At5g06060 has protein sequence MSKAESSFKEPRWSLHGMTALVTGGTRGIGNATVEELAGLGARVHTCSRNEAELNKCLKEWEAKGFVVTGSVCDATSRAQREKLIEQVGSVFNGSLNILVNNVGTNIRKPTMEYSAEEFSKLMATNFESAYHMCQLAHPLLKASGAGSIVFNSSVAGLVHIGNGSIYGPSKGAINQLTKNLACEWAKDNIRTNSVAPWYIRTSHVENLLANKDFSDKIVARTPLQRVGEPKEVSSLVAFLCLPAASYITGQIISVDGGFTVNAFDPGMRLD, from the exons ATGTCAAAGGCAGAGAGCAGTTTCAAGGAGCCAAGATGGTCTCTTCATGGAATGACTGCTCTTGTCACTGGTGGCACTCGGGGAATTGg AAATGCAACGGTGGAGGAGCTTGCTGGGCTTGGAGCTAGAGTGCACACATGTTCAAGAAATGAAGCAGAGCTTAATAAGTGTTTGAAAGAATGGGAAGCCAAGGGTTTTGTGGTCACTGGGTCAGTTTGTGATGCGACATCTCGAGCCCAGAGAGAGAAGCTAATTGAGCAAGTGGGTTCTGTTTTTAATGGCAGTCTCAACATTCTT GTAAATAATGTTGGCACAAATATCAGGAAGCCAACTATGGAGTACTCTGCTGAAGAATTTTCAAAACTCATGGCAACTAATTTTGAATCTGCATACCATATGTGCCAACTTGCACATCCTCTTCTAAAAGCATCAGGAGCTGGAAGCATTGTATTCAATTCCTCTGTTGCAGGTCTTGTGCACATAGGTAATGGATCAATTTATGGTCCAAGTAAAG GTGCAATCAATCAACTTACAAAAAATTTGGCTTGTGAGTGGGCAAAAGACAATATCAGGACAAATTCTGTTGCACCCTGGTATATCAGAACCTCGCATGTGGAAAAT TTGCTTGCTAACAAAGATTTCTCGGATAAAATAGTCGCTCGAACGCCTCTTCAACGCGTTGGAGAACCAAAAGAAGTATCATCCCTGGTTGCATTCCTCTGCTTACCTGCTGCTTCATACATTACTGGACAGATTATTTCTGTTGATGGAGGATTCACTGTGAATGCATTTGATCCTGGCATGAGACTGGATTGA